The region CTTTTATAGTTAGACAGACCCTAATAGTATACGAAAATCCCCCTCTTCTGTCAACCTTTCTTATCAACATATTCATTATCTTAAAAAATATTCTTCCATTTTTTAAGTTTAAAGTTATCCACATCTTTTTTTTATTGATTATTGCCTGTTAATTACTTTATTTTATTTTTATTTATTCTTAAGTTATTAAGTACTTATTAACAAATTAATAACTTGTACAAAAGTTATCCACAAGCCTGTGCTATCTTGTTTATAACTTATTCAAAGGTTACTGTACCAATTTAAAGTTATCCACAAAAATATAAACAGAAACGTGTGGAACTTTTTTATCAACATATGAAATCTGTTTGTGGATAAGATGTTTCACACCTGTGGATTTGTTTTTTCGAGTTTATTTTAACAGTGGAAAACTTTTTTTTTTAATGCTAAAATAGAAAACGATTCGAATGAATAGATAAAGGAGGCATTTATCATATGCCAAATATTACTTATATTTGGAAAGAACTCGTTGATGATTATAGACAAATTCTAACTACACCAAGTTTTAATGCTTGGATTGAACAAGCCAAACCAATAAACCTAATCGATGGACAATTAACAATTGAAGTTCCTTCAACTTTACATAAAGAATATTGGGAAAAAAATTTAGCTACCAAAATTGTGGAAACTGGTTTTAAATTAACTGGTTCTGAAGTTACACCCATTTTTATTGTACAAAATGAAAAACTAACAGAAGATCGGCTTTTAGATAATACTAGTAACTTAGATCCTGTTATTTCACAACTTACTAAAGAAAATAGTAAAAAAGCTTTATTAAACCCAAAATATACATTTGATACCTTTGTTATTGGTAAAGGTAATCAAATGGCACATGCGGCAGCTCTCGTTGTCGCAGAAGATCCTGGATCGACCTACAATCCTCTATTCTTTTATGGTGGGGTAGGGTTAGGTAAAACTCATTTAATGCATGCAATTGCTCATCAAATGTTACTGAATAATCCTAATGCTAAAGTGAAGTATGTCAGCAGCGAAACTTTTGCAAATGACTTCATTAATTCAATCCAAAATAGAACATCTGAAAATTTCCGTCAAGAATATCGTAATGTGGATTTATTATTAGTCGATGATATTCAATTTTTTGCTGAAAAAGAGGGCACGCAAGAAGAATTCTTCCACACTTTTAATTCACTTTATAATGACGGTAAACAAATTGTTTTAACTAGTGATCGTTTGCCTAATGAGATTCCAAAATTACAAGAACGTCTTATTTCACGTTTTGCTTGGGGACTTTCAGTAGATATTACACCACCAGACTTAGAAACTAGAATCGCTATTTTACGAAAAAAAGCTGATGCTGAGCGACTAGAAATTCCTGACGATACGTTAAGTTACATTGCAGGCCAAATTGATTCCAATATTAGAGAATTAGAAGGCGCTTTAGTTAGAGTTCAAGCTTTTGCCACAATGCATAGTCAAGATATAACAACCAGCTTAGCTGCTGATTCCTTAAAAACTTTAAAACCTGTAGGACAAGCTAATCAATTATCTATTTTAACGATTCAAGAGGAAGTTTGTAACTACTATCATATTCAATTAAAAGATTTAAAA is a window of Vagococcus intermedius DNA encoding:
- the dnaA gene encoding chromosomal replication initiator protein DnaA, whose amino-acid sequence is MPNITYIWKELVDDYRQILTTPSFNAWIEQAKPINLIDGQLTIEVPSTLHKEYWEKNLATKIVETGFKLTGSEVTPIFIVQNEKLTEDRLLDNTSNLDPVISQLTKENSKKALLNPKYTFDTFVIGKGNQMAHAAALVVAEDPGSTYNPLFFYGGVGLGKTHLMHAIAHQMLLNNPNAKVKYVSSETFANDFINSIQNRTSENFRQEYRNVDLLLVDDIQFFAEKEGTQEEFFHTFNSLYNDGKQIVLTSDRLPNEIPKLQERLISRFAWGLSVDITPPDLETRIAILRKKADAERLEIPDDTLSYIAGQIDSNIRELEGALVRVQAFATMHSQDITTSLAADSLKTLKPVGQANQLSILTIQEEVCNYYHIQLKDLKGKKRVKSIVVPRQIAMYLSREMTDNSLPKIGAEFGGKDHTTVIHSHEKIQQLLEHDPTIQKEVSEIKNLLIS